The following are from one region of the Prionailurus bengalensis isolate Pbe53 chromosome A2, Fcat_Pben_1.1_paternal_pri, whole genome shotgun sequence genome:
- the NAMPT gene encoding nicotinamide phosphoribosyltransferase, protein MNAAADADFNILLATDSYKVTHYKQYPPNTSKVYSYFECREKKTENSKIKKVKYEETVFYGLQYILNKYLKGKVVTKEKIQEAKEVYREHFQDDVFNEKGWNYILEKYDGHLPIEIKAVPEGYVIPRGNVLFTVENTDPECYWLTNWIETILVQSWYPITVATNSREQKKILANYLLETSGNLDGLEYKLHDFGYRGVSSQETAGIGASAHLVNFKGTDTVAGIAFVKKYYGTKDPVPGYSVPAAEHSTITAWGKDREKDAFEHIVTQFSSVPVSVVSDSYDIYNACEKIWGEDLRHLILSRSTEAPLIIRPDSGNPLDTVLKVLDILGKKFPITENSKGYKLLPPYLRIIQGDGVDINTLQEIVEGMKQKKWSIENIAFGSGGALLQKLTRDLLNCSFKCSYVVTNGLGINVFKDPVADPNKRSKKGRLSLHRTPAGNFVTLEEGKGDLEEYGHDLLHTVFKNGKVTKSYSFDEIRKNAELNIELEVAPH, encoded by the exons GTTACTCACTATAAACAGTACCCACCCAATACCAGCAAAGTTTATTCCTACTTTGAATGCCgtgaaaagaagacagaaaactcaaaaataaagaaggtgaAATACGAGGAAACAGTATTTTATGGGTTGCAGTACATTCTTAATAAGTACttaaaag GTAAAGTTGTGACCAAAGAGAAGATCCAGGAAGCCAAAGAGGTGTACAGAGAGCATTTCCAGGATGATGTCTTTAATGAAAAGGGATGGAACTACATTCTTGag AAATATGATGGACATCTTCCAATAGAAATAAAAGCTGTTCCTGAGGGCTATGTCATTCCCCGAGGAAATGTTCTCTTCACAGTGGAAAACACAGATCCAGAGTGTTACTGGCTTACAAATTGGATCGAg ACTATTCTTGTTCAGTCCTGGTATCCAATCACAGTGGCCACAAATTCTAGAGAGCAGAAGAAAATATTGGCCAACTATTTGCTGGAAACCTCTGGTAACTTAGATGGTCTGGAGTATAAGTTACATGATTTTGGCTACAGAGGAGTTTCTTCCCAAGAG ACTGCTGGCATAGGAGCGTCTGCTCATTTGGTTAACTTCAAAGGAACAGACACAGTAGCAGGAAttgcttttgttaaaaaatactaTGGAACGAAAGATCCTGTTCCAGGCTATTCTGTTCCAGCAGCAGAACACAG tacCATAACAGCTTGGGGGAAAGACCGTGAAAAAGATGCTTTTGAACATATAGTAACACAGTTTTCATCAGTGCCTGTATCTGTGGTCAGCGATAGCTATGACATTTACAATGCATGTGAAAAAATATGGGGTGAAGATCTAAGACATTTAATACTGTCAAGAAGTACAGAGGCACCACTAATAATCAGACCTGATTCTGGAAATCCTCTGGACACTGTATTAAAG GTTTTGGATATTCTGGGTAAGAAGTTCCCTATTACTGAGAACTCAAAGGGCTATAAGTTGCTACCACCTTATCTTAGAATTATTCAAGGGGATGGAGTAGATATTAATACTCTACAAGAG ATTGTAGAAGGCATGAAGCAAAAAAAATGGAGTATTGAAAACATTGCTTTCGGTTCTGGTGGAGCTTTGCTACAGAAGTTAACAAGAGATCTGTTGAATTGTTCCTTCAAGTGTAGCTATGTTGTAACCAATGGCCTTGGG attAATGTCTTCAAGGACCCCGTTGCTGATCCCAACAAAAGATCCAAAAAGGGCCGATTATCTTTACATAGGACACCAGCAGGGAATTTTGTTACActtgaggaaggaaaaggagacctTGAGGAATATGGTCAT GATCTTCTCCATACTGTCTTCAAGAATGGGAAGGTGACAAAAAGCTATTCATTTgatgaaatcagaaaaaatgCAGAGCTGAATATCGAACTGGAAGTAGCGCCTCATTAG